The following proteins are co-located in the Pseudomonas fluorescens genome:
- a CDS encoding sensor histidine kinase: protein MDNTNPGAAPELQSRAEKIVEFKRQKTLLKTGALQDAIFNSAYFSSIATDEKGVIQIFNVGAERMLGYAADDVLNRITPADISDPAELITRAAALSLELDTPITPGFEALVFKASRGIEDIYELTYIRKDGSRLSAMVSVTALRNRHDTIIGYLLIGTDNTARKQEEAERKGFERALEEKNLELEHASHMKSEFLATMSHELRTPLNAVIGFSEALKDGLVGDMSEVQREYIGDIFTSGQHLLSLINDILDLSKVEAGMMDLELEPVELAGLLANSLLIVREKAALQRIQLKLECADDFGTLELDLRKTKQIIYNLLANAVKFSAHGGSVTLAVREVSLADVGHIPGDWPTHGFDLQPGTRTQFLELSVSDTGIGIAEDDMSKLFKAFSQIDSSLARKFEGTGLGLAMVKQLTDLLGGSVAVASRAGSGARFVVWLPLHRAPEAAWLKS, encoded by the coding sequence TTGGACAATACAAACCCTGGCGCAGCCCCCGAATTACAATCGCGGGCCGAAAAAATCGTCGAGTTCAAACGCCAAAAGACCCTGCTCAAGACCGGCGCCCTGCAAGACGCAATCTTCAACAGTGCGTATTTTTCCAGCATCGCCACTGACGAAAAAGGCGTGATCCAGATCTTCAATGTTGGCGCCGAACGCATGCTCGGCTATGCCGCCGACGATGTGCTCAACCGCATCACCCCCGCCGACATCTCCGACCCCGCCGAGCTGATTACCCGCGCCGCCGCCCTGAGCCTGGAGCTGGACACGCCGATCACGCCGGGCTTTGAAGCGCTGGTGTTCAAGGCCTCACGCGGCATCGAAGACATCTACGAACTCACCTACATCCGCAAGGACGGCAGTCGCCTGTCGGCCATGGTCTCGGTAACGGCGCTGCGCAATCGCCACGACACGATCATCGGCTACCTGTTGATCGGCACTGACAACACCGCGCGCAAACAAGAAGAAGCCGAGCGCAAAGGCTTTGAACGCGCGTTGGAAGAAAAGAACCTGGAACTGGAACACGCCAGCCACATGAAGTCCGAGTTTCTCGCCACCATGTCCCACGAGTTGCGCACGCCATTGAACGCGGTGATTGGCTTTTCAGAGGCGTTGAAGGATGGTTTGGTCGGCGACATGAGCGAGGTGCAGCGCGAGTACATCGGCGACATCTTCACCAGCGGCCAGCACTTACTGTCGTTGATCAACGACATTCTCGACCTGTCCAAGGTCGAGGCTGGGATGATGGACCTGGAGCTGGAGCCTGTGGAACTGGCGGGGTTGCTCGCCAACAGCTTGTTGATCGTGCGCGAAAAAGCCGCCTTGCAACGTATCCAATTGAAGCTGGAATGCGCGGACGATTTTGGCACCCTGGAACTGGACCTGCGCAAGACCAAGCAGATTATCTACAACCTGCTGGCCAATGCGGTGAAGTTCAGCGCACACGGCGGCTCCGTGACCCTGGCGGTCCGCGAGGTCAGCCTCGCGGATGTCGGCCACATCCCCGGCGACTGGCCTACCCACGGCTTCGACCTGCAACCCGGCACGCGCACGCAGTTCCTGGAGCTGAGTGTCAGCGACACCGGCATCGGGATCGCCGAAGACGACATGAGCAAGCTGTTCAAGGCCTTCAGCCAGATCGACAGCAGCCTGGCGCGTAAATTTGAAGGCACGGGTTTGGGACTGGCGATGGTCAAGCAACTCACCGACCTGCTCGGCGGCAGTGTCGCCGTGGCCAGCCGCGCAGGCTCGGGCGCGCGCTTTGTGGTGTGGCTGCCGCTGCACCGCGCGCCGGAGGCGGCATGGCTGAAATCCTGA
- a CDS encoding GNAT family N-acetyltransferase, which yields MPSLAAQNSQADAVYAAIPHEHWIEQLDDGRHVLVRPLTADDREREYAFIKGLSRESRHARFLGEINEPGKALLDQLMSVDNQQRMAFIALVHANGTLIEIGVARYATAKEDECECAVTVADTWQRLGLGRILMQHLIKAARANGFKRMYTIDAATNLPLRELTHALGFNSVTDPDDRTQIISSVAL from the coding sequence ATGCCTAGCCTCGCAGCACAGAACAGCCAAGCCGACGCCGTCTATGCGGCCATACCGCATGAACACTGGATCGAACAACTCGACGACGGCCGCCACGTGCTGGTGCGCCCCCTGACCGCCGACGACCGTGAGCGGGAATACGCCTTCATCAAGGGTTTGTCCCGCGAGTCGCGGCACGCGCGTTTCCTTGGCGAAATCAACGAGCCCGGTAAAGCCCTGCTTGATCAGTTGATGAGTGTCGATAACCAGCAACGCATGGCGTTTATCGCCCTGGTGCACGCCAACGGCACGCTGATCGAAATCGGCGTGGCGCGTTACGCCACCGCCAAGGAGGATGAGTGCGAATGTGCGGTCACGGTGGCCGACACATGGCAACGCCTGGGGTTGGGGCGCATTTTGATGCAGCACCTGATAAAGGCCGCGCGAGCCAATGGATTCAAACGGATGTATACGATAGATGCGGCGACCAACCTGCCACTGCGTGAACTGACGCATGCGTTGGGCTTCAACAGCGTCACAGACCCGGATGACCGTACTCAAATCATCAGCAGCGTGGCGCTCTGA
- a CDS encoding universal stress protein has product MSDQDRYLLLVSPLMEHSPAFDRAAALAKADGAALHILAFDYLEGLATAGLVNEQALEQMRIGYVERHRQWLEERAAPLRKYGLTVTTEVAWVERPLQEILVRLREEPMTVVIKALEHESLLSRLLFTPLDVHLLRECPVPLHFVSNAQHALPRKIVAAVDPFHRDDRYEGLNDRILHEASKLADLCNAEVEVVYAHDLSDLSAQEYGFGSGAGYFSSVAAKRLFDDQGQAFNDLAARNGIPPAQRHMILGNPAKVLASYADAYNVDVIVMGRVGHHGLSRLLGSTAETLLYKMPCSVWMVAPEIVD; this is encoded by the coding sequence ATGTCTGACCAAGACCGTTACTTGCTGCTGGTTTCGCCGCTGATGGAACACAGCCCCGCCTTCGACCGCGCCGCAGCCCTGGCGAAGGCCGATGGCGCTGCCCTGCATATCCTCGCCTTCGACTATTTGGAAGGCCTGGCGACCGCCGGTCTGGTCAACGAGCAGGCCCTGGAGCAAATGCGCATCGGCTACGTGGAGCGTCATCGCCAGTGGCTGGAAGAACGGGCCGCGCCCTTGCGCAAATACGGGCTGACCGTCACCACTGAAGTGGCGTGGGTGGAACGCCCGCTTCAAGAGATTCTGGTGCGTTTGCGCGAAGAGCCGATGACCGTGGTGATCAAGGCACTGGAGCATGAATCGCTGCTGTCACGCTTGTTGTTCACGCCGCTGGATGTGCACCTGCTGCGCGAATGCCCGGTACCGCTGCATTTTGTCAGCAACGCGCAGCATGCATTGCCGCGCAAGATCGTCGCTGCGGTGGACCCGTTCCATCGTGACGATCGCTATGAGGGCCTCAACGACCGCATCCTGCATGAGGCGAGCAAATTGGCCGACCTGTGTAACGCTGAGGTGGAGGTGGTCTATGCCCACGACCTGTCCGACCTGAGCGCCCAGGAGTATGGGTTTGGCAGCGGGGCCGGCTACTTCTCTTCAGTGGCCGCCAAGCGCCTGTTTGATGACCAGGGCCAGGCCTTCAATGACCTGGCCGCGCGCAACGGCATCCCGCCGGCGCAGCGCCATATGATTCTGGGCAACCCGGCGAAGGTGTTGGCCAGCTATGCCGATGCTTACAACGTCGATGTCATCGTCATGGGCCGCGTCGGTCATCACGGGCTGTCTCGCCTGCTGGGCAGTACCGCCGAAACCCTGCTGTATAAAATGCCATGCAGTGTATGGATGGTGGCGCCCGAGATCGTCGATTAA
- a CDS encoding NAD(P)-dependent alcohol dehydrogenase — protein MATMSAAVFVEKNRIVLQDKPIPDVGPLDALVRITTTTLCGTDVHILRGEYPVAKGLTIGHEPVGVIERLGAQVSGFVEGQRVIAGAITPSGQSYACLCGCGSQDGPDTRHGFRAAGGWKFGNTLDGCQAEYVLVPDALANLCPIPDGLSDEQVLMCPDIMSTGFSGAERGEVNIGDTVAVFALGPIGLCAVAGARLKGASMIIGVDGVTERMGVARRLGATHLVDFKQGNVVEQIMAITDGRGVDVAIEALGTQGTFESALRVLRPGGRVSSLGVYSSDLHIPYDAFGAGLGDYSIVSTLCPGGKERMRRLMAVVASGGVDLSPLVTHRFKLDDIEAAYELFAHQRDGVMKVAITP, from the coding sequence ATGGCAACCATGAGCGCCGCTGTTTTCGTTGAAAAAAACCGCATTGTCCTGCAGGACAAGCCGATTCCCGACGTTGGCCCGCTGGACGCTTTGGTGCGCATCACCACCACGACCCTCTGCGGCACCGACGTGCATATCCTGCGCGGCGAGTACCCGGTCGCCAAAGGCCTGACCATCGGCCACGAGCCGGTTGGCGTGATTGAACGCCTGGGTGCCCAGGTGAGCGGGTTTGTCGAGGGGCAGCGGGTGATCGCCGGGGCCATCACCCCCAGCGGGCAAAGCTATGCGTGCCTGTGCGGCTGCGGCTCCCAGGACGGCCCCGACACCCGCCACGGCTTTCGGGCGGCTGGCGGCTGGAAGTTCGGCAATACCCTCGACGGCTGCCAGGCCGAGTATGTGTTGGTGCCTGATGCGCTGGCCAACCTGTGCCCGATCCCCGATGGCCTGAGCGACGAACAAGTGCTGATGTGCCCGGACATCATGTCCACCGGTTTTTCCGGCGCCGAGCGCGGCGAGGTCAACATTGGCGATACGGTGGCCGTGTTTGCGCTGGGGCCTATCGGCTTGTGTGCGGTGGCGGGCGCACGGCTCAAGGGCGCGTCGATGATCATTGGCGTCGACGGCGTGACTGAGCGCATGGGCGTGGCCCGACGCCTGGGGGCCACTCATCTCGTCGACTTCAAGCAAGGCAATGTGGTTGAGCAAATCATGGCCATCACGGACGGGCGCGGGGTGGATGTGGCGATCGAAGCCCTGGGCACCCAAGGCACGTTTGAGTCGGCATTGCGGGTGCTGCGCCCGGGCGGGCGCGTGTCCAGCCTGGGGGTGTACTCCAGTGACTTGCACATTCCCTATGATGCCTTTGGAGCAGGGCTGGGGGATTACAGCATCGTGTCGACCCTGTGCCCTGGCGGCAAGGAACGCATGCGCCGCTTGATGGCCGTGGTGGCCAGCGGCGGGGTGGACCTGTCGCCGCTGGTGACGCACCGTTTCAAGCTCGACGACATCGAGGCCGCCTATGAGCTGTTCGCTCATCAGCGCGATGGCGTCATGAAAGTCGCGATTACCCCCTGA
- a CDS encoding MgtC/SapB family protein, whose protein sequence is MTTLGLAGAAAALGIGMLVGLERERHKGQGERRAFAGLRTYAITALLGYVTQQVGGALLLGLLALCLAVLVSTAYWKSRDTDPGITSEVALFTVLVLGALCGVAPELAAAIGVVVAGLLIYRHSLHEFARSQLTDAEMRDGLLLLIVALVVLPLAPDRFIGPYGALNPRTICTLTVLLMAIGAVGHVAVRTLGARYGYAIGAVASGFASSTVTIAAMGHRAAKEPSNLRTLAAAAIFSNLATVAQVGLILGTVEPALLAQMAWSLLGGFVTTAAYGLCLMLRTPTTSAGQAITVGGAFDLKLALLMVLTLTGITFVSSMMLFHFGQVGVMLTATLGGFADAHASTASIAALATSGQLALQAASIPVLLAVSCNSLSKCLVAWVSGGRRFAVYVIAGQVLLTGAMWLGLLGQ, encoded by the coding sequence ATGACCACCCTGGGGCTTGCCGGCGCCGCCGCCGCGCTGGGCATCGGCATGCTGGTGGGGCTGGAGCGCGAGCGCCACAAAGGGCAGGGCGAGCGCCGCGCGTTTGCCGGTTTACGCACGTACGCGATTACCGCGCTGCTCGGCTATGTCACGCAGCAAGTCGGCGGCGCGCTCTTGTTGGGGCTGCTAGCGCTGTGCCTGGCGGTGCTGGTCAGTACCGCCTACTGGAAGAGCCGGGACACCGACCCGGGAATTACCAGTGAAGTGGCGTTGTTCACCGTGCTGGTGCTGGGTGCATTGTGTGGTGTCGCCCCCGAACTGGCGGCGGCCATCGGTGTGGTCGTGGCCGGTCTGCTGATCTACCGTCATTCGCTGCACGAGTTTGCCCGCAGCCAATTGACCGATGCTGAAATGCGCGATGGCCTGTTGCTGCTGATTGTTGCGCTGGTGGTGCTGCCGCTGGCGCCGGACCGTTTTATCGGCCCTTATGGGGCGCTGAACCCGCGCACCATCTGCACCTTGACGGTGCTGTTAATGGCCATCGGTGCGGTTGGGCATGTCGCCGTGCGTACCTTGGGCGCGCGTTATGGCTATGCCATCGGGGCGGTTGCTTCGGGGTTCGCGTCCAGTACGGTGACCATTGCCGCCATGGGCCATAGGGCCGCGAAAGAACCCTCGAACCTGCGCACGCTGGCAGCGGCAGCGATCTTTTCCAACCTGGCGACGGTGGCCCAGGTGGGGCTGATCCTCGGCACCGTGGAGCCGGCGCTGTTGGCCCAGATGGCCTGGTCACTGCTGGGCGGGTTTGTCACCACCGCCGCGTATGGGCTGTGTCTGATGCTGCGCACACCGACGACGTCTGCGGGTCAAGCCATCACCGTGGGCGGCGCGTTCGACCTGAAGCTGGCCCTGCTAATGGTCTTGACCCTGACGGGGATTACCTTCGTGTCGTCGATGATGCTGTTTCACTTCGGCCAGGTGGGCGTGATGTTGACCGCCACTCTGGGTGGGTTTGCCGACGCCCATGCATCGACCGCCTCCATCGCCGCCCTGGCCACCAGCGGCCAACTCGCCCTGCAGGCGGCGTCTATTCCGGTGTTGCTGGCGGTCAGTTGCAACTCGCTGAGCAAGTGCCTGGTGGCGTGGGTCAGCGGCGGCCGTCGGTTTGCGGTGTATGTGATTGCCGGTCAGGTCCTGCTGACCGGCGCGATGTGGCTGGGCCTGCTAGGCCAGTGA
- a CDS encoding ATP-binding protein, translating into MSSIRRRTLTLIIGLLFTGLLVISVLNLHDSNHEIAEVYDAQLAQNARLLQGVMSMPLARNDQTELYRAFNKALGEAMPKVDGHPYESKIAFQVWNSEGERLVFTASAPSFAKPPGQPGYSNVADLNGRQWRGFLLKDKDNGLRIWVGERDDVRSDLVDRILRHTLLPNILGSLILAAMVWLAIGWGLKPLANMAATLRARHSGSLEPMQLTPLPTELEPMQAALNRMLAQIQEMLGRERRFIADAAHEMRTPLAVLRVHAQNLLEAGTEAERRESLAFLITGVDRTSRLVNQLLTMARLEPSGAQPQAQAIDLQKTVRETLIQLTPWLLSKGLELAFDVDDADYGVRSDASAINIALTNLVTNAANFSPEHGVITVGLCKTAAGFELTVDDQGPGIDENERERLFELFYSRGNAEGAGLGLTIVQTIAQRLGGQIRLANLPNGGLRATLQIPGSLA; encoded by the coding sequence ATGAGCTCTATTCGGCGGCGCACCCTGACCCTGATCATCGGCCTGCTGTTCACGGGGTTACTGGTGATCAGCGTGCTCAACTTGCATGACAGCAACCACGAAATCGCCGAAGTCTACGACGCACAACTGGCGCAGAACGCCCGATTGCTCCAGGGCGTGATGAGCATGCCACTGGCCCGTAACGATCAGACGGAGCTGTATCGCGCCTTCAACAAAGCCTTGGGCGAAGCGATGCCCAAGGTCGATGGGCACCCCTACGAGAGCAAAATCGCCTTTCAGGTCTGGAACAGCGAAGGTGAGCGCCTGGTATTTACCGCCAGCGCACCGTCATTTGCCAAGCCTCCCGGCCAACCGGGGTACAGCAATGTCGCGGACCTGAATGGCCGTCAATGGCGCGGTTTTCTGCTCAAGGACAAAGACAATGGGCTGCGGATCTGGGTGGGTGAACGCGACGACGTACGCTCTGACCTGGTCGACCGCATCCTGCGCCACACGCTGTTGCCCAACATACTCGGCAGCCTGATTCTAGCCGCGATGGTCTGGCTGGCCATCGGCTGGGGGCTCAAGCCGCTGGCCAATATGGCGGCGACCTTGCGCGCACGGCATTCCGGCTCCCTGGAACCGATGCAACTGACCCCGCTGCCCACCGAACTGGAACCGATGCAGGCCGCGCTGAACCGCATGCTGGCGCAGATCCAGGAAATGCTCGGCCGCGAACGCCGCTTCATCGCCGACGCCGCCCACGAAATGCGCACGCCCCTGGCGGTGTTGCGGGTGCACGCGCAAAACCTGTTGGAGGCCGGTACGGAAGCCGAGCGGCGCGAGTCGCTGGCGTTTCTGATCACGGGTGTTGACCGCACCAGCCGCCTGGTCAACCAGTTGCTGACCATGGCGCGTCTGGAGCCCAGCGGCGCGCAGCCCCAGGCGCAGGCCATCGACCTGCAGAAAACGGTGCGTGAAACGCTGATTCAGTTGACGCCCTGGTTGCTGAGCAAAGGCCTGGAGTTGGCGTTCGACGTCGATGATGCCGACTACGGCGTGAGGTCCGACGCGTCCGCGATCAATATCGCGCTGACCAACCTGGTGACCAATGCGGCGAATTTCTCGCCGGAACACGGCGTGATCACCGTCGGGTTGTGCAAAACGGCCGCGGGGTTCGAGTTGACCGTGGATGACCAAGGGCCAGGCATTGACGAGAACGAGCGCGAGCGACTGTTCGAGCTGTTCTACAGCCGGGGCAATGCCGAAGGCGCAGGCTTGGGGCTGACCATCGTACAGACCATTGCCCAACGCCTTGGCGGGCAGATCCGCCTGGCCAACCTGCCCAACGGCGGGTTGCGCGCCACCTTGCAGATCCCGGGATCACTGGCCTAG
- a CDS encoding response regulator has protein sequence MRLLLIEDDVALGEGIHQALVREGYTVDWLQDGSSALHALLSETFDAVVLDLGLPRMDGLEVLRRLRDSGSNLPVLILTARDATEDRIAGLDAGADDYLVKPFDLAELKARLRALLRRSAGRARVVIEHAGICLDPSTQQVSYHGTPVPLTPKEYQLLHELLSPPGRVMTRDQLMQLLYGWNEEAESNTLEVHIHHLRKKFSSELIRTIRGVGYLVEERR, from the coding sequence GTGCGGCTATTACTGATCGAAGATGACGTTGCACTGGGCGAAGGGATTCATCAGGCACTGGTGCGTGAAGGCTATACCGTTGATTGGCTGCAGGATGGCAGCAGTGCGTTGCATGCCTTGCTCAGCGAAACCTTTGACGCGGTGGTGCTCGACCTGGGCTTGCCGCGCATGGATGGGCTTGAGGTACTGCGCCGTCTGCGGGACAGCGGGTCCAACCTGCCCGTGCTGATCCTCACCGCGCGCGATGCCACTGAAGACCGCATCGCCGGGCTCGACGCCGGTGCCGATGATTACCTGGTCAAACCCTTCGACCTCGCCGAACTCAAGGCGCGCCTGCGCGCACTGCTGCGGCGCAGCGCCGGCCGGGCGCGGGTCGTGATCGAGCACGCCGGCATTTGCCTGGACCCCAGTACCCAACAGGTCAGCTACCACGGCACGCCGGTGCCGCTCACACCCAAGGAATACCAGTTGCTGCACGAACTGCTGTCGCCACCCGGCCGCGTGATGACCCGTGACCAGTTGATGCAGTTGCTGTATGGCTGGAACGAAGAGGCCGAAAGCAACACCCTGGAAGTGCATATCCATCACCTGCGCAAAAAATTCTCCAGCGAGCTGATCCGCACCATTCGCGGCGTCGGCTACCTGGTGGAGGAGCGCCGATGA
- a CDS encoding tetratricopeptide repeat protein, giving the protein MKRLFAVLLLSALSPLTWALEAGDQQRLSDIQTRWADIQYTLPEAQRTQAFAQLATQATAFTQARPQAAEAWIWSGIVTSSWAGAQGGLGALSKVKAAKADLEKALALNPKALQGSAYTSLAALYDRVPGWPIGFGDADKAEQLLTQALQLNPTGIDSLYFWGDHLYRQKRYGEARDALRKALLAAPRPGRETADAGRRKEIESLLADLDKQLN; this is encoded by the coding sequence ATGAAACGCCTCTTTGCCGTGCTGCTGCTCAGCGCCTTGAGCCCACTCACCTGGGCGCTGGAGGCTGGCGACCAGCAGCGCCTGAGTGATATCCAGACGCGCTGGGCCGATATCCAATACACCCTGCCTGAAGCGCAGCGTACCCAGGCGTTTGCACAACTCGCGACGCAGGCGACGGCATTCACCCAGGCGCGCCCTCAGGCTGCCGAAGCATGGATCTGGTCCGGGATTGTCACCAGCAGCTGGGCCGGCGCCCAAGGCGGGCTCGGCGCATTGAGCAAGGTCAAGGCGGCCAAGGCAGACCTTGAGAAAGCGCTCGCTCTGAACCCCAAGGCCCTGCAAGGCTCGGCCTACACCAGCCTCGCGGCGCTGTACGATCGCGTCCCCGGCTGGCCGATCGGCTTTGGTGATGCCGACAAGGCTGAACAGCTGCTCACGCAAGCCTTGCAACTGAACCCGACGGGCATTGATAGTCTGTATTTCTGGGGCGACCACCTCTACCGGCAAAAACGCTATGGCGAGGCCCGTGATGCCCTGCGCAAAGCCTTACTGGCCGCGCCACGGCCGGGTCGGGAGACGGCCGATGCCGGGCGGCGCAAAGAGATCGAAAGCCTGCTGGCCGACCTCGACAAACAACTCAACTGA
- a CDS encoding SDR family oxidoreductase translates to MRLSDARVVLTGASGGIGLAIAGALCASGAHVLAVARHRTPLEPLLAQYPQQLCWVSADLTFLADRRKVRVAAEAIGGVNLLINAAGINHFAMLEQHDDNEINGMLALNITAPICLTKLLLPLLKQAESAMVVNVGSTYGSIGYPGYATYCATKFALRGFSEALRRELADTRVGVLYVAPRATHTRMNSPAAQALNDALKSNVDDPLTVASAVIHAIANNRRDLYLGWPERFFVRLNSLLPNLVDRGLRKQLPLVRRLSDKPVNKDLNP, encoded by the coding sequence ATGCGCCTGTCTGACGCCCGCGTGGTTCTGACCGGCGCCAGCGGTGGCATTGGCCTGGCGATTGCCGGCGCGTTGTGTGCCAGCGGCGCGCACGTGCTGGCCGTGGCACGCCATCGCACACCGCTGGAGCCGTTGCTTGCGCAGTACCCGCAGCAGCTGTGCTGGGTGAGTGCCGACCTGACCTTCCTCGCCGATCGGCGCAAGGTCAGGGTCGCCGCCGAGGCCATCGGCGGTGTCAATCTGCTGATCAACGCGGCCGGCATCAATCATTTCGCCATGCTTGAGCAACACGACGACAACGAAATCAACGGCATGCTGGCGTTGAATATTACCGCGCCCATCTGCCTGACCAAGCTGCTGCTGCCGCTGCTCAAGCAAGCCGAGAGCGCCATGGTGGTGAATGTCGGCTCCACCTATGGCTCCATCGGCTACCCCGGCTATGCCACTTACTGCGCCACCAAGTTCGCCTTGCGCGGGTTTTCCGAAGCCTTGCGCCGGGAACTGGCCGATACCCGAGTAGGCGTGTTGTATGTGGCGCCGCGCGCCACCCATACGCGGATGAACAGCCCGGCAGCGCAGGCGTTGAACGACGCGCTCAAGTCCAATGTGGACGACCCGCTGACGGTGGCGTCGGCGGTGATCCACGCCATCGCCAATAATCGGCGTGACCTGTACCTGGGCTGGCCTGAGCGCTTTTTTGTGCGCCTCAACAGCCTGTTGCCCAATCTGGTTGACCGTGGCTTGCGCAAACAATTGCCGTTGGTACGTCGCCTGAGCGATAAACCCGTGAATAAGGATCTGAACCCATGA
- a CDS encoding TenA family transcriptional regulator has product MNFFDTLQDATQQERQTLFSLPIIRDALEGKVSLESYRAFLAQAYYHVRHTVPLMMACGARLPSHLEWLRKAVCEYIEDEYGHEQWVLNDIQACGGDKDAVRDGQPGLPIELMVSYLYDLIARGNPVGLFGMVNVLEGTSIALATHAAGSIRERLQLPATAFSYLSSHGSLDIGHMETYRRLMNSLDDADDQAAVIHASKVVYALYTDMFRNLPRIAEAAHAPV; this is encoded by the coding sequence GTGAATTTTTTCGACACGCTGCAAGATGCCACCCAACAGGAACGCCAGACGCTGTTCAGCCTGCCGATCATCCGGGATGCGCTGGAAGGCAAGGTCAGCCTGGAGAGCTATCGTGCCTTCCTGGCCCAGGCCTACTACCACGTGCGTCATACCGTGCCGTTGATGATGGCCTGTGGTGCACGCCTGCCCTCGCACCTGGAATGGCTGCGCAAGGCTGTCTGCGAGTACATCGAGGATGAGTACGGCCACGAGCAATGGGTGCTCAATGACATCCAGGCCTGTGGCGGCGATAAGGATGCGGTCCGTGACGGGCAACCGGGTTTACCCATTGAGCTGATGGTCAGCTATCTGTATGACCTGATCGCGCGGGGCAACCCGGTCGGCCTGTTCGGCATGGTCAATGTGCTGGAAGGCACCAGTATCGCCCTGGCGACCCACGCCGCCGGCAGCATCCGCGAGCGCCTGCAACTGCCGGCCACGGCGTTCAGCTACTTGAGTTCCCACGGCTCCCTGGACATTGGGCACATGGAAACCTACCGCCGCTTGATGAACAGCCTGGACGATGCCGACGACCAGGCCGCCGTGATCCATGCCTCCAAGGTGGTGTACGCGCTCTATACCGATATGTTCCGCAACCTGCCACGTATTGCGGAGGCTGCCCATGCGCCTGTCTGA